A genomic window from Candidatus Dependentiae bacterium includes:
- a CDS encoding tyrosine-type recombinase/integrase, with amino-acid sequence MTLAEFIDRKEQFLIYLHVEKNLADNTYRAYESDLNQFITFWHELSAEDQQHLEVRQVIERFLVSLFYKKIDKNTIARKFSCFKSFEKFLHTCGITLSLKLKRPRLDKKLPLYLSVDEIFHLLDTIQDNELPTKYPIRDKTIFEFIYATGIRCSELIGIRFKDIDTPNKTIRIRGKGNRERLVLFGQKAQDKLNQYLKHERPTPHNLDEYVFLNYRSQPLTSRSIQRMFEMFRSFLHIERKITPHKIRHSFATHLLNQGTDLRVVQELLGHKTLASTEKYTHVSLEELSKMCETKHPLRGMLPNKED; translated from the coding sequence ATGACGCTAGCAGAGTTTATAGACAGAAAAGAGCAATTTTTAATCTATCTCCATGTTGAAAAGAACTTAGCTGATAACACCTACCGTGCCTACGAGAGCGACTTGAACCAATTTATCACATTCTGGCATGAATTAAGCGCGGAAGATCAACAACATTTGGAAGTACGTCAAGTCATCGAACGATTTTTAGTCAGCCTGTTTTATAAAAAAATTGATAAGAATACCATCGCACGGAAATTCTCCTGCTTTAAATCATTCGAAAAATTTCTGCACACCTGCGGCATTACTCTATCATTAAAGCTAAAACGGCCACGCCTTGATAAAAAATTACCGCTCTACTTAAGTGTCGATGAAATATTCCACCTACTCGATACTATTCAAGATAATGAGCTGCCTACAAAATATCCGATTCGCGATAAAACAATTTTTGAATTCATTTATGCAACCGGCATTCGATGCTCAGAACTCATTGGCATACGCTTTAAAGATATCGACACCCCGAACAAGACCATTCGCATTCGCGGTAAAGGCAACAGAGAACGCCTGGTGCTCTTTGGACAAAAAGCACAGGATAAGTTGAACCAATATCTTAAACATGAACGGCCAACACCACACAATCTTGATGAGTATGTGTTTCTCAACTATCGCAGCCAACCTCTGACCAGCCGTTCAATTCAAAGAATGTTTGAGATGTTCCGGTCATTCCTACACATTGAGCGTAAAATTACACCCCACAAGATTCGCCATTCATTTGCAACCCATCTTCTCAATCAAGGAACCGATTTACGGGTTGTACAAGAACTCCTAGGCCACAAGACCTTAGCGAGCACCGAAAAATATACCCATGTTTCACTGGAAGAACTTTCTAAAATGTGCGAAACTAAACATCCATTACGTGGTATGCTCCCTAACAAAGAAGATTAA
- a CDS encoding sigma 54-interacting transcriptional regulator, with translation MLYTLLSIIESIVASILFLSITTITAYVLKACILAALLKKNPTEPIKRSWLLLVFVLASSLIADSAWIMKLILNIFPTLDYRLRTLWVRVAWIALIVQYQALALFIESLIDKTQPFNIRQKLFIFISSMFGLSFIGLAIYNFNCFQISDRVAIQPFIQQAFTLYSKFLLMLSTLFYTLMKLRDSSLPKILKQQLKIIIKVLIIPHLALDFIQIFPFNSEMSVARAHAIANISSLLLTFAIFYCARKIIGLRFLNTQPQIQAHQKFSFINNFKDILEQLSHATTVQELGHITQTFFKDGFHVPLRRTLLFMRNMENSNKNTNMAKQEISHIELHAEHIFNAHDDEISAFIAHNKILIRDEIAFSQFYEKNQTITTMHAFMETINADVVIPIYEQQKVIAYIIVERDARAEFYTNIERDEMLVFTSYLGNIIHLLQTRNLELLIHQEKELKEELYNKHLEVGQYKESIRSFLKHSKQKEIGIIFYKNRRFIFGNQPAKELVKININTQEGHPLTKALKQIAHQVEDYKTAQSSMITDSDGEKLMLCGVPNLEQSNVIITIYHPEISDIITKQIDLLKDPSKWDYLLYLETTQSGKLINQLVPGSGEQLLNFKINLLKTALSKKATLLSMPEEDLLPTVELLHHISLRETLHILHLEGPEKNFDTAVKLFGINPLFGLSTATQQPLLKKLDEVGTLFIKNIQCLSLDTQEHLAEFIRYGFYRVFKSDQKIPSNIRIVCSTNQDLQSMTQEGKFSKNLFNELKKTSLSMPSLLTIPEHELHNLAQGFADQALHKNNAFKNLLALTNQEQIKISHQRPISLKEVKEKVQQTLILKSKKNEIYQETQFDPAYEISDPDIIQAARLGKHALRDPKIMALLWNKFKNQNKMATFLGVNRSSINRRCKDYNLF, from the coding sequence ATGCTTTACACACTTTTATCAATAATTGAATCAATTGTTGCCAGCATCCTCTTTCTTTCCATAACTACGATTACAGCGTATGTATTAAAGGCATGTATTCTTGCTGCACTTCTTAAAAAAAATCCCACCGAACCCATTAAGCGTTCCTGGCTTTTATTAGTCTTTGTACTAGCAAGCTCACTTATTGCCGATTCAGCATGGATAATGAAATTAATACTCAATATCTTTCCCACACTTGATTACCGACTTAGAACTTTATGGGTTCGTGTTGCATGGATTGCGCTTATCGTGCAATACCAGGCATTGGCATTATTCATAGAAAGTCTTATTGATAAAACACAACCATTCAATATTCGCCAAAAATTATTTATATTTATAAGTAGCATGTTTGGCTTATCCTTTATTGGATTGGCTATATACAATTTCAATTGCTTTCAAATCAGCGATCGAGTAGCAATTCAGCCGTTCATACAACAAGCATTTACACTCTACTCAAAGTTCTTGTTAATGCTTTCTACGCTGTTTTATACCCTCATGAAATTACGTGATTCATCTTTACCAAAAATTTTAAAGCAACAACTTAAAATCATTATTAAGGTTCTGATTATTCCCCACCTCGCTTTAGACTTTATCCAAATTTTCCCTTTTAACTCTGAAATGTCTGTTGCTCGAGCTCATGCAATAGCAAACATATCAAGTCTCTTATTAACTTTCGCCATCTTCTACTGTGCACGCAAAATCATTGGCTTACGCTTTTTGAATACTCAACCACAGATACAAGCGCATCAAAAATTTAGCTTTATCAATAACTTTAAAGACATATTAGAACAACTCAGCCATGCAACTACCGTTCAAGAGTTGGGGCATATCACCCAAACATTCTTTAAAGATGGGTTTCACGTTCCTCTACGTCGCACGCTGCTTTTTATGCGTAATATGGAAAACAGCAACAAAAATACCAACATGGCCAAACAGGAAATCAGCCATATTGAGCTCCATGCAGAACACATCTTTAACGCTCATGACGATGAAATTAGTGCCTTTATTGCTCATAACAAAATCCTGATTCGCGATGAAATCGCCTTCAGTCAATTTTATGAAAAGAATCAAACTATCACCACCATGCATGCATTTATGGAAACCATTAATGCCGATGTGGTTATCCCCATCTATGAGCAACAAAAAGTGATTGCCTACATTATTGTCGAACGAGATGCTCGCGCTGAATTCTATACTAACATCGAACGAGACGAGATGCTCGTGTTCACCAGCTATTTGGGCAATATCATCCACTTATTACAAACAAGAAACTTAGAACTTCTGATTCACCAAGAAAAAGAGCTCAAGGAAGAGCTGTACAATAAGCACCTTGAGGTCGGCCAGTATAAAGAAAGTATTCGCTCATTTTTGAAACACAGTAAACAAAAAGAAATTGGTATTATCTTTTATAAAAATAGACGCTTTATTTTTGGCAATCAACCCGCCAAAGAACTGGTTAAAATAAACATTAATACCCAAGAAGGCCATCCGCTAACAAAAGCACTTAAACAAATCGCCCATCAAGTGGAAGATTACAAAACAGCACAATCTTCTATGATTACCGATAGCGATGGGGAAAAATTAATGCTCTGCGGTGTTCCCAACTTGGAACAAAGCAACGTCATTATTACCATCTATCATCCAGAAATTTCCGATATTATCACTAAACAAATAGATTTACTTAAAGATCCAAGCAAATGGGATTATTTACTCTATCTTGAGACTACTCAATCAGGAAAACTCATCAATCAGCTGGTTCCTGGATCAGGGGAACAACTCCTTAACTTTAAAATAAACTTACTCAAGACAGCATTAAGCAAAAAAGCGACCTTGCTCTCCATGCCTGAAGAAGATTTGCTGCCAACGGTTGAGCTCTTGCATCACATAAGTTTGCGAGAAACTCTCCACATACTCCATTTAGAAGGTCCGGAAAAGAATTTTGATACGGCAGTAAAACTGTTTGGCATAAACCCACTCTTTGGTTTATCAACTGCCACGCAACAACCATTACTCAAAAAACTCGATGAAGTCGGGACGCTCTTTATTAAAAACATTCAATGCCTCTCGCTCGATACACAAGAGCATCTTGCCGAATTTATTCGTTATGGTTTTTATCGCGTATTTAAGAGTGATCAAAAAATTCCAAGCAATATCCGCATTGTCTGCTCAACCAACCAAGATTTGCAATCGATGACACAAGAGGGTAAATTTTCTAAAAACTTGTTTAACGAACTCAAAAAGACTTCACTCTCCATGCCGTCACTGCTCACCATTCCCGAGCATGAACTGCATAATTTAGCACAAGGCTTTGCAGATCAAGCATTGCATAAAAATAATGCCTTCAAAAATCTTTTGGCATTAACCAATCAAGAACAAATAAAAATATCGCATCAGCGGCCTATAAGCCTCAAAGAAGTAAAGGAGAAAGTGCAACAAACACTAATTTTGAAATCAAAAAAGAATGAAATCTATCAAGAGACGCAGTTTGATCCTGCGTATGAAATAAGCGATCCGGACATTATACAAGCGGCACGCCTGGGTAAACACGCACTGCGGGACCCCAAAATAATGGCGTTATTATGGAACAAATTTAAAAATCAAAATAAAATGGCAACATTTTTGGGCGTGAATCGTTCATCAATAAATCGCCGATGCAAAGATTATAATTTATTCTAA
- a CDS encoding sigma 54-interacting transcriptional regulator, translated as MIHVVEVISSTVSSPIFLLVAILLAFSVKIYFLSILIPQGLRSTNIQKSWFFLLGFLIGSMFGDIAWIIKLTRELWAPHTNYALPTFFIRIAWGFLIIQYQSLALFIESLSEKNFKLRTSHKVFTLIGTIFSIYFFYIAFFDNSLIDEFERAQAKTLVAGIPLEISIMRYLVYYLFSLILMPSLYVTFKKLRFSNVPKILKKQLRTFIQFLIFPYVLIEFLQAAHFLFKFFGVYVYTTVSVSTLLLIYVIYYCMQRVMGLRFLNFHSHVQSEHTFNFIDDFKNVFEQLGKINSAQELDHIVQTFFKEAFHIPVRKTMICIRANNTQTPNFHRAKDLHKLEDTVEQFMNGHDSELCLFIHKQKILIYDEIDFTHFYNEDPNQKKVLDFLEGINADVFLPIYDKQRIAAYIIIERHTRIREFYSNIERDQMLVFANYLSNTLNLLQHQNIEPLIHEAKELREELASSRQTINLYKESIRSFLRPTKQKEIGIIFYKNRRFVFGNQTAKELIQININKQEGHSLTQALKLIARQVEEYKSSQTIITRDIHDNKLVLCGVPNLEHSNVIITVYYPEISDIITKQITQLKDPSKWDYLLYLETTQTGQLINHMVPGYQELLLHFKFDLLKVALSTKATLLEFPEDDVLPAVELLHRTSNREILFTLNLATYDKNTDTSIKLFGVNPIFGNSNAQPLFKKLDNNGTLYIKNVEFLHLETQEMLADYLKTGEYCVTKSDQKINSNVRVICSTQQNLQMMVHDNTFSKSLFEILHATTVELPPLSIIPEKEFLDLIHGFTEQLLKTQAFKSLLELSPQEKNKLLMNRPASLHELKNKIYQALILKSKKNQIYNETQFSPAYAISDPELTEASNLGKHALRDPKIMSLLWNKFKNQNQIAAFLGVNRSSVNRRCKDYNLA; from the coding sequence ATGATACATGTAGTAGAAGTTATTAGCAGCACCGTCTCGAGCCCCATATTTTTATTGGTGGCTATCCTCCTTGCGTTCTCCGTTAAAATTTATTTTTTGAGCATCCTTATTCCACAAGGCCTTCGATCAACCAATATTCAAAAATCTTGGTTCTTTTTGCTGGGCTTCCTCATAGGATCAATGTTTGGTGATATTGCTTGGATTATAAAATTAACACGAGAATTGTGGGCGCCACATACAAATTATGCTCTGCCAACTTTTTTTATACGCATTGCGTGGGGCTTTCTCATTATTCAATATCAATCACTCGCATTGTTTATTGAAAGTTTAAGCGAAAAAAACTTCAAGCTCCGTACTTCACACAAAGTCTTCACCCTGATAGGAACAATTTTTAGTATTTATTTCTTTTATATCGCTTTTTTTGACAACAGCCTCATTGACGAGTTTGAACGAGCCCAAGCAAAAACACTCGTTGCAGGTATCCCCCTAGAAATCTCTATCATGCGTTATCTCGTGTATTATTTATTTAGTCTTATTCTCATGCCGAGCCTTTACGTAACGTTCAAAAAATTGCGCTTTTCCAATGTGCCTAAAATTCTAAAAAAACAACTCCGTACTTTTATTCAATTTTTAATCTTCCCCTATGTATTAATCGAATTTTTACAAGCCGCTCATTTTTTATTTAAATTTTTTGGGGTATATGTTTATACAACCGTCAGTGTTTCCACCCTACTCCTCATTTATGTCATCTATTACTGCATGCAACGGGTTATGGGATTACGATTTTTAAATTTCCACAGCCACGTACAATCTGAACACACCTTTAATTTTATTGATGACTTTAAGAATGTTTTTGAACAACTCGGCAAAATAAACAGCGCTCAAGAATTAGATCATATTGTGCAAACATTTTTTAAAGAAGCATTCCATATCCCCGTACGTAAAACAATGATCTGTATTCGAGCCAATAATACACAAACGCCCAATTTTCACCGAGCTAAAGACCTGCATAAGCTGGAAGATACGGTAGAACAATTTATGAATGGCCACGATTCAGAGCTATGCCTTTTCATTCATAAACAAAAGATTCTCATTTACGATGAAATTGATTTCACTCATTTTTATAATGAAGACCCCAATCAAAAAAAAGTACTTGATTTCTTAGAAGGTATTAATGCTGACGTATTTTTACCCATTTATGATAAACAAAGAATAGCAGCTTATATTATTATTGAACGACACACACGCATCAGAGAATTTTATAGCAACATTGAACGGGATCAAATGTTAGTGTTTGCAAACTATCTGAGCAATACGCTCAACTTGTTACAACATCAAAACATTGAACCCCTCATCCACGAAGCAAAAGAACTCAGAGAAGAACTGGCCAGCTCTCGCCAAACAATCAATCTGTATAAAGAAAGTATCCGATCATTTTTGCGACCCACCAAGCAAAAAGAAATCGGTATCATTTTTTATAAAAATAGACGCTTTGTTTTTGGCAATCAGACGGCAAAAGAATTAATACAAATCAACATCAATAAGCAAGAAGGCCACTCGCTCACCCAAGCATTAAAGCTCATTGCACGCCAAGTCGAAGAGTACAAATCATCACAAACAATCATAACCAGAGACATACACGACAATAAGCTAGTGCTCTGCGGTGTACCCAATCTAGAACACAGCAATGTTATTATCACCGTCTATTATCCAGAAATTTCTGACATTATCACCAAGCAAATCACTCAACTCAAAGATCCTAGCAAGTGGGACTATTTACTCTATTTAGAAACAACACAAACGGGACAACTCATTAATCACATGGTCCCTGGATATCAAGAACTGTTGTTACACTTTAAATTTGATTTACTTAAAGTAGCTTTAAGCACCAAGGCCACCTTGCTTGAATTCCCCGAAGATGACGTGCTGCCAGCAGTTGAACTGCTGCACCGAACCAGTAATAGGGAAATTCTTTTTACCTTGAACCTTGCCACCTATGATAAAAACACCGACACCTCAATCAAATTATTCGGCGTCAATCCTATATTTGGCAACAGCAATGCTCAGCCATTGTTTAAAAAGTTAGATAACAATGGAACACTCTATATCAAAAACGTTGAATTCTTGCATCTAGAAACACAGGAGATGCTCGCTGACTACCTGAAAACTGGTGAATATTGCGTAACAAAAAGTGATCAAAAAATAAACAGCAATGTTCGCGTTATCTGCTCAACACAACAAAATCTCCAGATGATGGTGCACGATAATACTTTTTCAAAGTCATTGTTCGAAATATTACACGCTACAACCGTTGAACTTCCACCCCTGAGTATCATTCCAGAAAAAGAATTTTTAGACCTTATCCATGGATTTACTGAGCAACTCCTCAAAACACAAGCCTTTAAATCGTTACTCGAATTGTCTCCACAAGAAAAAAATAAATTACTCATGAATCGTCCGGCAAGCTTGCACGAATTAAAAAACAAAATTTATCAAGCGCTTATCTTGAAATCTAAAAAGAACCAAATTTATAACGAAACGCAATTCAGTCCTGCATATGCCATCAGTGACCCCGAACTCACTGAAGCCTCAAATTTAGGAAAGCATGCATTGCGCGATCCAAAAATCATGAGTCTATTATGGAACAAATTTAAAAATCAAAATCAAATTGCCGCCTTCCTTGGGGTCAATCGCTCATCGGTTAATCGTCGCTGCAAGGATTATAATTTAGCATAG
- a CDS encoding PhoH family protein codes for MAVRSKNQNKNQNLFVLDTNVLLHDPEAIFSFENAIVGIPIVALEELDKFKKEGTDRGRNCREVTRHLDALREKGSLRDGVTLDNGSIVKVLFLDKKPLNTSLDLDIKDNEIVMTAAVLKEQGYNVKFISKDLNARVKADVLGIQAEDYLKEHVTEEDFYKGWLKIQVPAVQLKQQVPQDLTDLVRDHALTLNEFVLVESQHNPFNYRVFRYLGGTHFKAVNDPQIRWPLKARNAQQLMALDLLFDDSIKLACLFGPAGTGKTFLALLAGLYNVLIEDDYSKLLISRPVVPLGRDIGYLPGTMEEKLHSWMLPVFDNMEFIMHSVNMATHFQELGNEQHQDRDKERGHDRGHDRDRDSKYRHKKGRHHDRHKEKSHKGGGLMSVQDLVHKGKLSMEAITYMRGRSIPYQYIIIDEVQNLTPHEVKTLITRVGEGSKIILAGDPYQIDSPYLDFSSNGLVIASERFKGQGIFGSVYLENSERSELSKIAGQLL; via the coding sequence ATGGCAGTAAGAAGCAAAAATCAAAATAAAAATCAAAATCTCTTTGTTCTAGATACTAACGTGCTCCTGCACGATCCAGAAGCAATCTTCTCTTTTGAGAATGCCATTGTCGGCATTCCCATTGTAGCTTTAGAAGAATTAGACAAATTTAAAAAAGAAGGCACTGACCGTGGACGCAATTGTCGGGAGGTAACCAGGCATTTGGATGCATTGCGAGAAAAAGGTTCATTGCGCGATGGTGTTACATTAGATAATGGCAGCATAGTGAAGGTTCTTTTTTTAGATAAAAAACCACTCAATACTTCATTAGATTTAGATATCAAAGACAATGAAATTGTCATGACGGCGGCCGTGCTTAAAGAGCAGGGCTATAATGTAAAATTTATTTCCAAAGATCTTAATGCGCGGGTTAAGGCAGATGTTCTTGGCATTCAAGCAGAAGATTATTTAAAAGAACATGTGACTGAAGAAGATTTTTATAAGGGCTGGCTTAAAATTCAAGTTCCCGCGGTGCAATTGAAGCAACAAGTTCCTCAAGATTTGACTGATCTGGTTAGAGATCATGCCCTTACCCTGAATGAATTCGTGTTGGTAGAAAGTCAGCATAATCCTTTTAATTATAGAGTGTTTCGTTATTTAGGCGGCACCCATTTTAAAGCAGTGAACGATCCTCAAATTCGCTGGCCGCTCAAGGCTCGTAACGCGCAACAACTTATGGCACTTGATTTATTGTTTGATGATTCCATTAAGCTTGCTTGTTTATTCGGGCCAGCTGGTACCGGCAAAACATTCTTGGCCTTGCTTGCAGGACTGTATAATGTATTAATTGAAGATGATTACTCAAAGCTTTTAATATCTCGGCCCGTTGTGCCACTGGGCAGAGATATTGGTTACTTGCCAGGTACCATGGAAGAAAAGTTGCATAGCTGGATGTTGCCCGTGTTTGATAATATGGAATTCATTATGCATTCGGTCAATATGGCAACACACTTTCAAGAACTAGGTAACGAGCAACATCAAGATAGAGATAAAGAGCGAGGCCATGACAGAGGTCACGATAGAGATAGGGACAGTAAATATCGTCACAAAAAAGGCAGACACCACGATAGACATAAAGAAAAGTCACATAAGGGTGGTGGCTTGATGTCTGTTCAAGACCTCGTTCACAAGGGTAAATTAAGTATGGAAGCTATCACTTACATGCGTGGGCGCTCGATTCCTTATCAATATATCATCATTGATGAAGTCCAAAACTTAACGCCTCACGAAGTTAAGACATTAATTACTCGTGTGGGCGAAGGTAGTAAGATCATCTTGGCGGGTGATCCGTATCAAATCGATTCGCCATACCTTGATTTTAGCAGTAATGGTTTGGTTATTGCCAGCGAACGGTTTAAGGGGCAGGGGATCTTTGGTTCCGTGTATCTGGAAAACAGTGAGCGTAGCGAATTGAGTAAGATTGCGGGCCAATTACTGTAA
- the thrS gene encoding threonine--tRNA ligase, with protein sequence MKNNNAALKTLRHSTAHLLAQAIVELYPKTQLTIGPATDEGFFYDFLPEHTFKEEDLPIIEARMLELANQNMPITHEQISKEEARKIYSHNPFKLELIEGIPGDTVGFAKQGDFYDLCKGDHVASTGLLKNFKLLGTSGSYWRADRSKQALQRISGTAFATAQELADYQKHREEAAKYDHRKLGKQMDLFSFQEEGVGFPFFHPKGKIIINALIKYLKGLLDEAEYQEISTPIMLSDELWRRSGHYAHYKDNMYFCNIDEKSYAIRPMNCPGSILVYKDRPHSYRELPLRLSEFGLVHRHELSGVLHGMLRVRSFTQDDAHIYCTVEQIEQEVLNIIDMTYKIYKKFGFNKINIGVSTRPANAMGSEDLWNTAIQALKSALERAGLTYEIYEGEGAFYGPKIEFGIEDSMGRTWQCGTIQIDFFQPENFDLTYVASSGNKERPVMIHRAIYGSMERFFAILLEHYKGLLPFWLAPLQVKVLTITDDQKEYAKTILASLKKQGIRTELDTSSDPLSGQIKVAQLDKVPWMLVIGKKEVEQNTVTLRYFDGKQEFGVSLEALLEKAAAANS encoded by the coding sequence ATGAAAAATAACAATGCTGCATTAAAAACATTACGTCACTCAACTGCGCACCTTTTGGCCCAGGCAATCGTAGAGCTCTACCCAAAAACACAACTGACCATTGGGCCTGCAACTGACGAAGGTTTTTTTTACGACTTCTTACCAGAACATACTTTTAAAGAAGAAGATTTGCCTATCATCGAAGCACGCATGCTTGAACTCGCAAACCAAAACATGCCGATCACCCATGAGCAAATTTCAAAAGAAGAAGCGCGTAAAATTTATAGCCACAATCCTTTCAAGTTAGAACTCATTGAAGGTATTCCAGGAGACACCGTTGGCTTTGCAAAACAAGGCGATTTTTACGATCTGTGTAAAGGTGACCACGTGGCAAGCACCGGCCTTCTCAAAAATTTCAAATTACTTGGCACATCTGGATCGTACTGGCGTGCCGATAGAAGCAAACAAGCATTACAACGTATTTCGGGCACCGCATTTGCTACCGCTCAAGAATTAGCTGACTATCAAAAACATCGTGAAGAAGCGGCAAAATATGATCACCGCAAATTGGGCAAACAAATGGATCTCTTTTCCTTCCAAGAAGAAGGTGTTGGGTTTCCGTTTTTCCATCCAAAAGGCAAAATCATTATTAACGCACTCATTAAATATCTCAAAGGTCTTTTGGACGAAGCTGAATACCAAGAAATTTCTACGCCTATCATGCTCAGCGATGAGTTATGGCGCCGATCAGGTCACTACGCTCACTACAAAGACAACATGTACTTTTGTAACATTGACGAAAAAAGCTACGCGATTAGACCTATGAACTGTCCTGGCTCTATCTTAGTTTATAAAGACAGACCACATTCCTATCGCGAATTACCATTGCGTCTTTCTGAATTCGGGCTTGTACACCGCCACGAACTTTCGGGCGTTTTGCACGGCATGCTGCGCGTACGTTCGTTTACTCAAGATGATGCACACATTTATTGCACCGTTGAGCAAATCGAACAAGAAGTCCTCAATATTATCGACATGACCTATAAAATTTATAAAAAGTTTGGCTTTAATAAAATTAATATTGGTGTGTCCACACGCCCCGCCAATGCTATGGGCTCAGAAGATCTTTGGAATACAGCTATTCAGGCACTAAAAAGCGCTCTTGAGCGCGCTGGTCTAACCTATGAGATCTATGAAGGCGAAGGGGCTTTTTATGGCCCTAAAATTGAATTTGGCATCGAAGACTCCATGGGAAGAACCTGGCAGTGCGGTACGATTCAAATCGACTTCTTCCAACCAGAAAACTTTGATTTAACCTATGTTGCATCATCTGGCAATAAAGAACGGCCTGTTATGATTCACCGTGCCATTTATGGCTCTATGGAACGTTTTTTTGCTATTTTGCTTGAGCATTATAAGGGATTATTACCCTTCTGGCTTGCACCATTACAGGTTAAGGTGCTCACTATCACTGACGATCAAAAAGAATATGCCAAGACTATTCTGGCCTCCCTCAAAAAACAGGGCATTAGAACCGAATTAGACACCTCCTCCGACCCTCTTTCTGGCCAAATTAAGGTAGCCCAGCTTGACAAAGTCCCCTGGATGCTCGTGATTGGCAAAAAGGAAGTCGAACAAAATACCGTCACTTTACGTTATTTTGACGGAAAACAGGAGTTTGGCGTTAGCTTAGAAGCACTGCTTGAAAAAGCGGCGGCCGCTAATAGCTAA
- the yidD gene encoding membrane protein insertion efficiency factor YidD codes for MINNILIFMIRGLRPLLGDAECKYPIGCCEYTIGTLKKMPLHKALWKSIKRILSCNPWNKSV; via the coding sequence ATGATTAATAACATTCTCATCTTTATGATTCGCGGCCTCAGGCCATTATTAGGTGATGCAGAATGCAAATACCCCATTGGTTGTTGCGAATATACTATTGGCACCCTAAAAAAGATGCCCCTCCACAAAGCATTGTGGAAGAGCATCAAAAGAATCTTATCGTGTAATCCGTGGAATAAATCGGTCTAA
- a CDS encoding endonuclease III — MKLPDPDSTLRIMKIIHILRQSTQAYVQPASITLVKQYGRDPFLVLASCLLSLRTKDTVSLPASQRLFEYAKTPQEMLKVPLAILEKVIYPVGFYRQKARTLHHISAELLARFNGQVPETFQELISLKGVGPKTANLVLAEGFNIPAICVDTHVHRISNRLGIVKTSTPEETERELKKILPQEYWREWSSLMVMWGQNICMPVSPFCSKCPIVDLCPKVGVKKRR, encoded by the coding sequence TTGAAGTTGCCGGACCCAGATTCTACCTTAAGAATCATGAAAATTATCCATATACTGCGCCAATCGACGCAAGCATATGTTCAGCCGGCATCAATTACCCTCGTCAAACAGTATGGCCGAGATCCGTTTTTGGTCTTGGCCAGTTGTCTTTTAAGTCTCAGAACCAAAGATACGGTCTCCCTCCCTGCTTCACAGCGCCTTTTTGAGTATGCTAAAACGCCTCAAGAGATGCTCAAAGTTCCCTTGGCCATCTTAGAAAAAGTTATTTACCCTGTTGGTTTTTATCGCCAAAAAGCTCGGACACTCCATCATATCAGTGCTGAGCTCCTGGCTAGGTTCAATGGCCAGGTGCCAGAAACGTTTCAAGAACTTATTTCACTCAAAGGTGTTGGGCCAAAAACGGCCAACCTTGTCCTAGCAGAGGGTTTTAATATCCCCGCCATTTGTGTCGACACTCATGTGCACAGAATCTCCAATCGATTAGGTATTGTAAAAACCAGCACGCCGGAAGAAACCGAGCGGGAACTTAAAAAAATCCTACCACAAGAATATTGGCGTGAATGGAGTAGTCTTATGGTCATGTGGGGTCAAAATATCTGTATGCCTGTTTCGCCTTTTTGTTCAAAGTGTCCTATAGTCGATCTATGCCCCAAGGTCGGGGTAAAAAAACGACGTTAA